The following proteins are co-located in the Conyzicola lurida genome:
- a CDS encoding TIGR01777 family oxidoreductase, protein MSGQRIVIAGASGFMGRYFARRFREDGDTVVTVGRSGADVVWGDTAALEAAIDGADLLLNLAGKSVNTRYSDKNRAAIFSSRLLTTGELGRAVETVPNPPALWLNSSTATIYRHADDRPMTDADGQIGNGFSVNVATAWEREFFAHSRDGVRQVALRMAIVLGDGSALSPLLSLTRIGLGGPHVGGKTAGARQMFSWVHIDDVYRAIRFIQTDAAIDGPVNVAAPRPVTNRELMGTLRRVLGVPFGLPLTRWMLELGSFAIHTETELLLKSRWVLPTTLEAEGFEFEHPELEGAVRAITGTAAEAPRVP, encoded by the coding sequence GTGAGCGGCCAGCGCATCGTCATCGCCGGCGCGAGCGGGTTTATGGGGCGGTACTTCGCCCGCCGCTTCCGGGAGGACGGCGACACCGTCGTCACGGTCGGCCGCAGCGGCGCCGACGTCGTCTGGGGCGATACCGCCGCACTCGAGGCGGCGATCGACGGCGCCGACCTGCTGCTCAACCTCGCCGGCAAGAGCGTGAACACGCGGTACAGCGACAAGAACCGCGCGGCGATCTTCAGCTCGCGCCTGCTCACCACGGGCGAGCTCGGCCGCGCCGTCGAGACCGTGCCGAACCCGCCCGCGCTCTGGCTCAACTCCAGCACCGCCACGATCTACCGGCACGCCGACGACCGCCCGATGACCGACGCCGACGGCCAGATCGGCAACGGCTTCTCGGTCAACGTCGCCACCGCCTGGGAGCGCGAGTTCTTCGCCCACTCCCGCGACGGTGTGCGTCAGGTCGCGCTGCGCATGGCGATCGTGCTCGGCGACGGGTCCGCCCTGTCACCGCTGCTCTCCCTCACCCGAATCGGTCTCGGCGGGCCGCACGTCGGCGGCAAGACAGCGGGCGCCCGCCAGATGTTCTCCTGGGTCCACATCGACGACGTCTACCGTGCGATCCGGTTCATCCAGACGGATGCCGCGATCGACGGCCCCGTCAACGTGGCGGCCCCGCGGCCGGTCACGAACCGCGAACTCATGGGCACGCTGCGACGCGTGCTCGGCGTGCCGTTCGGGCTCCCGCTCACCCGGTGGATGCTCGAGCTCGGCTCGTTCGCGATCCACACCGAGACCGAGCTGCTGCTCAAGAGCCGATGGGTGCTGCCGACGACGCTGGAGGCCGAGGGCTTCGAGTTCGAGCACCCCGAGCTCGAGGGTGCCGTGCGCGCCATCACCGGCACGGCGGCAGAGGCCCCGCGGGTACCCTGA